Within Anopheles ziemanni chromosome 2, idAnoZiCoDA_A2_x.2, whole genome shotgun sequence, the genomic segment GATGCACATTAAACTGATTGAACGATAATAAGGCGACCGTACCATTACTCTTGGCTAGTGGATGGAGTACATAAAGTAAATAACCAACTAAACACGGTAATTTACTTTACGTACTTTTAGCATTCTGGTCAacacataatttattttgatagAATTTTTCCGATGATGATTCCAGTTTTGTAGAAATAGCTACTGTATCAACTATCATATGTTGGAATATATTATTGTATATTGTTATGAATCTAACTTTGTTTAAGTGCCCTCATGGCCCCATGAACACTATCACCGGCATTGATATGCTACTAGATGAAAACTAGCAGGTGGTAAAATTCATTTCATAGAAGAtaaaatttttaatctttgaaaattattgtttaaattaatttagatTTTCAACTTAAAATTATCAGAAAATATCACGTATTACTGGCATTACTGTTTTAGCGTTACGGGTGAAATTTAGAGGAATTTTGTAGAatggttgaaaataaattgaattaggAACCGAAATACATTTGTGAATATGAATTTAGTTATGGATGAACATTTTTAACCATTATTTTTATACTATTGAAATTTTGTCCAAAATTGGTTTGATGACTCAATAAACGCATCgttaacatttattaaatttttaattaaaatatttaccgaTACAAAAGCATACTTCACATCTCAAATAAATATTGGATGTCAATAACTAGTCGAATTGAAATAGAATTAGATTCAATATGAATCATTCTTCTTTCCTAGAGAAACGAAATATGCTCTCCAAATAGAAACAATGATCCAAGAATGTATGATTTGAAGCATAATATTTCTTTTGCTGTTTACTCACCCAATCCGCGCGCTGCGACATCGGTTGCGATTAAAATTGGAGTCCTTCCGGAACGAAATGCTGAAACAGAGGAACGCGTAGCCATTCATTTGAAGATCAGCGAACATTCTTATCGTCGATACAGCCATACTTACAGTTCAATGTAGTATCGCGTTCATTCTGCGATTTGTCACCATGGATACAGCGAGCAGGCCATCCATCACGCTTCACCTTTCGCGTGATATCATCCACACGTTTCTtcgtttcaataaaaatgatagTTTTACACTCCTTCTCCGCCATTATTTCGCGCAGCAAGATGCTCAACTTGGACTCTTTTTCATACTCCTGGCACACATCTATGATCTGCAGTATGTTGTGGTTGGCGGCAAGCTTCAGCGACCCGACATTAATCTGGGCATAGTCTTTCAGATAGTCCTTCACCAGGCGGGCAACCACGTCTGGCCAGGTGGCTGACCACATCAAAGTTTGACGATCAGGTCGAATCTGCTCAATGATTGTGCGTATTTGCGGCTCGAAGCCCATATCGAGCATCCGATCGGCCTCGTCCAGTACCAGATACGAGCAGCGGCGTAGGTTAGTTTGATTGGCCGATAGGAAATCGATCAGTCGGCCGGGCGTGGCAATTACAATCTCCACGCCATACTCTAGGTCTTCCTGCTGCTTGCGCTTTTTGCCACCGCCGAAAAGACAGGTATTCTTATATTTCAACGCGCGCCCGAAATCGTCCGCCACTTGTTTTATCTGCTGGGCGAGCTCGCGCGTAGGAGCAAGAATGAGTGCTATCGGACCATCGCCTCGACGTAAACGCGGCTGTTGATCGATATGAATAAGGGCCGGTATCAAATAGGACAGGGTTTTTCCAGAACCCGTCTTAGCTATGCCGACCATATCGCGACCAGTCAAAGCTATCGGCCATCCTTGGGCTTGAATCGGTGTTGGAGAGGTGAACCCGGCGTACCGCAGTTCGTCGATTATTTCCGCTGGGAAGCCAGACTCTTCGAATGTGAAAATTGGATCGGGAATTTCGCGACCCTTGGTCGTGATTTCCTTCGATCGGCGCCATTCGGAAACTTCGCGTTCAGTTCGACGATAGGTCGCCTTCGACCGATACGGTTCCCGGACGATTGATTCAAGCTTTACTTGAGACCATTGCACAGGGCGAAGTGATTGCAGTTTGCCAATCTCATAGCGACTAGCTGGTGGACCGCCCCGGCCTCTGGGGCTTCTACTTCGACTACGTCGTCTGCCACAAAAGACAAAGATGAAGAAAGATTCCAGAAAAGGCCAAAATATGTAAGTAAATAAAGCTTTTCGATGACCTTTCCCAAAGTTAACTTTGACCGACGTTGTAACTGAATCGTGCAATTCGGTCATACATCAACAGTGCAACAAACACAGAGGGGTATGGATTGctttaaaatcaatcaagaTTATTACCTTCCGTTTCGAGTCATCGTCGCTGTCTTGCCAGAGTAAGTAAATCAACTAGCTGTTTAGTACAGCAAGTGTTAACGGCTTTAACTTCAACTGTAACGTTTGAGAACAAGATTAAAACACCAGATTCTTGGCTAGTTAGCCGAATTTATTTCCTGACGAAGTAGCAGAGACACAACTTTTTCTAGATTTTCTTAAACGGAGCCATGGTATGTATAACACTGCACAAGGTAGTAGCACTGAAGAAGCCAATTAATCAAAAGCTAATTTTGACAGTACGATATCAGTCAACAAACATCGGTAGGTATTGGAGTACAATTTCTACACACCGAATCACCACATTAAGAGGATTAGGCCATATGCTTTGGTTTTCCTTTATACaaataattacaaaaataattcctgaaaatgaagttttgctcgaaatatgaaaaataacactaacgcaattttataaacaaaaactagCCTGAAGTATGAATAGACTTTGGACCACCCGaactttttttcatacattacATATTTCTTTTACAGAACTTAAACATATGTTTGCAAAACCTCTTTCTTCtgattctgtttttatttaactgatttaaatgtttttgatgCATTCATAACCAAATTATTTAACTAACTTTATCAAGAGAAAGGGGAATAAgacttggaaaaatcaaacatctcCCCTGTGACTCATCTTTTTACAGCGGCTCAATGTCTTCTATCTCGATCTGTCAGAGCTGTCAGCTTTCTCCCGGTGTTTAATACAATTTTCATCGCGAAATACCTAGAGGAACGTGCTTGTTTCAAGttatttgaattaaaattatcTCAAAACACCTCTTTCCCAATGGCTAGCAAAGTTGAAAGTAAAGGCAAGGGCACATTTCAGCCAGTAAGTATACTCTTTAACTGTTTACCAGACACAGCCAATATGAACCCCGCATGTTGTTACCATTTTAGGACTCAGATGTTCATATCACGTACGAAGACCAAATGAAGATCAATAAGTTCGCAAACTACAATGCGAAGGTGGAGGATCTCAAGGAGGAACTGAAGATTAAAcagaacgaaatgaaaaacctTGAGGAAGCCTGTGACGAAATTGAACTGCTTGATGACGATGTGCAAATTCCATTCCTGTGCGGAGAGGTGTTCATGTCGCACGATCAAACGAAAACTCTGGAGCTACTAGCAGAGGcaaaggagaaaaagaaaaaagagatcGATAGCATTCAGCAGACTACCCGTGACATCCAGCAAAAGATGAACGACCTGAAGGGTTACTTGTACGGTCGATTCGGCAGTAACATTCATTTGGAGAATGACGAATAAAATGGCAGAACCGTGGTAAAGTGACACCCGAAGCGCAGTGCTTTATTTGTTCGCTGAAACAATGTTTCGAAAGAGAAATACGATATCCTCCGTGCACCGCGACAAACCCAGCTGTTCCAAGACACTCTCCGACACCGGTGATCTATGGTGCTCCCAGCGCATCAATTCCTGCATTTTGAGGGCATACTTCGTGCGTGGTTTGTTCCGTCTGACGTTCGGTGGTCTAACGCGATACCGACTCTCTTCTTGCGCCTCTGGTTCAATGGTTTCCGTTGGACTACCATCCGTATCCTTGTCATGCCCAATAATCTCCGGTGGGTTTCCTATTCCTGCACACGGGCACTCGAGTAAACTGTGCGTTAAACAATCATCCACATGGTTTGGGTCAGTAAACGTAAACAGGTCTTTCAGTTCATCatctgaaaattttaaattattcagaTTTTGCTTCTGATCGACAACTGTCCCACTGAGCGAAGTCTTCGATATCTGCCGATGGAAGATTCGTTCCTCGATCGAGAACGCTGTCAGCAATCGGTATATAAATACGGGTTTCCGTTGACCATCACGCCACACGCGGGACATTGCCTGTAGGTCGTTGGCTGGATTCCAATCGTTATCGTACAGTACCAATCGGGAGGCACCGATTAGATTCAAACCAGCCCCACCGGCTTTAGCACTGAGCAGAAAGATGAAGATGTCCGAGGAGGGATTGTTGAACACGTTGACGATCTTGCTCCGGTCGGGCCCTGCTGTAGAACCATCTAAGCGGCAGTACTTGTAATTGTAATGTTCACACAAGCCCGCTATCATATCGAGCGTTTTGCTAAAATAAGACACGATGACGATCTTTTCCTGTATTGACAGCAACGACTCCAATAAAGCCTCCACAATACCGAGCTTTGCCGAATCGTTTGGTCCCATCCTTTGCCACGAAGGTAATTGGTTCGCTAACAGACTAACCAACGATTCCGGATCCCCCTTTCCCTGCACCGACATGAGGGAAGGATGGTTGCAGATCTTTTTCAGAACGGTAATCAACTGCAGTGGCGAGATAGCGTTTGCTcccttttcattttcataaaatgaGAGCGCACTTCGGGTCAACTTGGTCTGCAGTTCTGAGGGATAGCAGAAGAGCACAGCTTCGTGCTTCTCCGGGAGGTACTTGTTGATTACCTCCTGCGTACGACGCAGCACAAAGCGGCCCGTTATGGTGTTCAGTTCATTCAATCGCTCTATGCCCAGCTCGATCGATTGCGGTAGCACTCCGGGACGTTGTGATACTACGATCGGGGTTTCGTAGCGTGCTTTAAAGTCCTGGTACGTACCGAGAACGCCCGGATTGACAAAATTGATCAGAGAAAAGAATTCCTGCAGATCGTTCTGAATGGGTGTACCCGTTAGAAGGACCCTCCGTTTGCATTCGATTCGACTGAGAACTCCAAAGGCTTTCACGTTACTATTTTTCAATCGATGGCCTTCGTCGCAAAAAATTAGATCAAATTTAACCGTGGATAGTTCGGCGATCTGTTTCGACAGCATCTCGTACGATATTATCAGTATCGGAATGTGGGACGATTGTGCGTATAGCTTTAGCTTATTATTCGGACCCACTATGAATGTAAATATACGTTCATTCTGCAACCATTTGCTTATCTCTCGATCCCAATTCTCCACCAAACTGCTAGGTGTCACGATAAGAACACGTTTTGCCAGCGGTTTCCCGTAAGGTCCGGATTTCATTAGGGTGTACATCAGTGCAATGCACTGCAACGTTTTTCCGAGTCCCATTTCGTCCGCTAAAATCGCACCCCAGCCAGGTGGATCCACCATCCGAATCCCAGTAATACATTCATAGAGGAAAGCGACGCCTTCCCGCTGATGCGGACGCAAATGTTTGGTGAGACACGATGGGACTTGAACCTCTACTGGCTCTTCGTTGCTAGCTTTGTTGTGAAATTGATGTTCGAATGATGGTTTCTTCATGACTAAAGGTTCCACG encodes:
- the LOC131284227 gene encoding uncharacterized protein LOC131284227, coding for MTRNGRRRSRSRSPRGRGGPPASRYEIGKLQSLRPVQWSQVKLESIVREPYRSKATYRRTEREVSEWRRSKEITTKGREIPDPIFTFEESGFPAEIIDELRYAGFTSPTPIQAQGWPIALTGRDMVGIAKTGSGKTLSYLIPALIHIDQQPRLRRGDGPIALILAPTRELAQQIKQVADDFGRALKYKNTCLFGGGKKRKQQEDLEYGVEIVIATPGRLIDFLSANQTNLRRCSYLVLDEADRMLDMGFEPQIRTIIEQIRPDRQTLMWSATWPDVVARLVKDYLKDYAQINVGSLKLAANHNILQIIDVCQEYEKESKLSILLREIMAEKECKTIIFIETKKRVDDITRKVKRDGWPARCIHGDKSQNERDTTLNSFRSGRTPILIATDVAARGLDVDDVKFVINFDFPTTSEDYIHRIGRTGRCNNTGTAYTFFTPNNAAKARDLIDVLKEAKQVINPKLVELANMKVKNRGNRHMISRYPRERRASRSRSRSKSRSPIASRGRAGRSRSRSPLRRSSIDRRSPARRDTRTRGGSVGRRSGSRDARRTRSPRRSRSDSRRRMLPVTRKASRSPPPSRSPVASRRNGRDRDQRNGRSVSRDRERDRERERERDREQRDRDRERDRDRDRDRDRDRRRRSRSRSRSRSRSGGRRYGAGSNGNGRASSYDRY
- the LOC131282821 gene encoding probable prefoldin subunit 4, which gives rise to MASKVESKGKGTFQPDSDVHITYEDQMKINKFANYNAKVEDLKEELKIKQNEMKNLEEACDEIELLDDDVQIPFLCGEVFMSHDQTKTLELLAEAKEKKKKEIDSIQQTTRDIQQKMNDLKGYLYGRFGSNIHLENDE
- the LOC131282820 gene encoding DNA repair and recombination protein RAD54B-like, giving the protein MRRSSAPSMKRPLERSNTSNIPILPTSTSVGKSAEVVNRLTPEPASIADADRLMIYKVVWGKISTRKHKTWEGDGTLEVTGRSAVLKDENGRFISNASGLKFAEVTEGIQMVVGSKEVEVLEKVQGRLSSTSSEVPSSPCKKSRKDVPKQLFKPPEQLAYDSRSAEEETETSSTSFNRDLIKDPLQNRSPVSVQKSEAVPRETSLGANRNFKSVVRTPMKEDDPIVEPLVMKKPSFEHQFHNKASNEEPVEVQVPSCLTKHLRPHQREGVAFLYECITGIRMVDPPGWGAILADEMGLGKTLQCIALMYTLMKSGPYGKPLAKRVLIVTPSSLVENWDREISKWLQNERIFTFIVGPNNKLKLYAQSSHIPILIISYEMLSKQIAELSTVKFDLIFCDEGHRLKNSNVKAFGVLSRIECKRRVLLTGTPIQNDLQEFFSLINFVNPGVLGTYQDFKARYETPIVVSQRPGVLPQSIELGIERLNELNTITGRFVLRRTQEVINKYLPEKHEAVLFCYPSELQTKLTRSALSFYENEKGANAISPLQLITVLKKICNHPSLMSVQGKGDPESLVSLLANQLPSWQRMGPNDSAKLGIVEALLESLLSIQEKIVIVSYFSKTLDMIAGLCEHYNYKYCRLDGSTAGPDRSKIVNVFNNPSSDIFIFLLSAKAGGAGLNLIGASRLVLYDNDWNPANDLQAMSRVWRDGQRKPVFIYRLLTAFSIEERIFHRQISKTSLSGTVVDQKQNLNNLKFSDDELKDLFTFTDPNHVDDCLTHSLLECPCAGIGNPPEIIGHDKDTDGSPTETIEPEAQEESRYRVRPPNVRRNKPRTKYALKMQELMRWEHHRSPVSESVLEQLGLSRCTEDIVFLFRNIVSANK